One genomic region from Gadus morhua chromosome 9, gadMor3.0, whole genome shotgun sequence encodes:
- the rpl4 gene encoding large ribosomal subunit protein uL4: MACTRPLISVYSEKGESSGKNVVMPAVFKAPIRPDIVNFVHTNMRKNNRQPYAVSKLAGHQTSAESWGTGRAVARIPRVRGGGTHRSGQGAFGNMCRGGRMFAPTKTWRRWHRRININQKRYAICSALAASALPALVMSKGHRIEEIPEVPLVVDDKVEGYKKTKEAVLLLKKLKAWNDIKKVYASQRMRAGKGKMRNRRRIQRKGPCIIYNQDAGVTKAFRNIPGITLQNVNKLNLLRLAPGGHVGRFCIWTESAFRKLDQLYGTGRKTSTIKINYNLPVHKMTNSDLSRILKSEEIQKSLRAPNKKINRRVLKKNPLKNLKIMMKLNPYAKTARRRAILQHDPAIKAKNLKPKKRPAKKTKKVAAAPAPATA; encoded by the exons ATG GCTTGTACCCGTCCCTTGATCTCGGTTTATTCCGAGAAAGGAGAGTCTTCCGGCAAGAATGTTGTCATGCCAGCCGTGTTCAAGGCTCCCATTAGGCCCGATATTGTCAACTTCGTGCATACCAATATGCGCAAGAACAACCGTCAGCCTTATGCAGTCAGCAAACTGGCCG GACACCAGACGAGTGCCGAGTCCTGGGGAACAGGAAGAGCTGTGGCCCGTATCCCACGTGTGAGGGGAGGTGGAACGCACCGTTCCGGCCAGGGAGCCTTCGGAAAC ATGTGTCGTGGAGGTCGTATGTTTGCGCCTACCAAGACTTGGCGCCGCTGGCACCGTAGGATCAACATCAACCAGAAGCGCTATGCCATCTGCTCTGCACTGGCCGCATCTGCCCTGCCTGCCCTGGTCATGTCCAAAG GGCACCGCATCGAGGAGATCCCCGAGGTCCCACTGGTGGTTGACGACAAAGTTGAGGGATACAAGAAGACAAAGGAGGCAGTGCTTCTGTTGAAGAAGCTGAAGGCCTGGAACGACATCAAGAAG GTATACGCCTCCCAACGCATGCGTGCTGGTAAGGGTAAGATGAGGAATCGTAGACGTATCCAGCGCAAAGGACCATGCATCATCTACAACCAAGACGCCGGTGTCACCAAAGCCTTCAGAAATATCCCAG GCATCACACTGCAGAACGTTAACAAACTGAACCTCCTGAGGCTTGCCCCCGGTGGCCACGTCGGACGCTTTTGCATCTGGACCGAGAGCGCTTTCCGTAAGCTGGATCAGCTGTATGGCACCGGCCGCAAGACCTCCACCATCAAGATCAACTACAA TCTCCCAGTGCACAAGATGACCAACTCAGATTTGAGCAGAATTCTGAAGAGTGAGGAGATCCAGAAGTCCCTGCGTGCACCAAA CAAGAAGATCAACCGCAGAGTCCTGAAGAAGAATCCTCTGAAGAACCTGAAGATCATGATGAAACTGAACCCCTACGCCAAGACGGCGAGACGCCGTGCCATCCTCCAGCACGACCCCGCC ATCAAGGCCAAGAATCTGAAGCCCAAGAAGAGGCCAGCAAAGAAGACCAAGAAGGTTGCTGCGGCCCCAGCCCCTGCAACTGCATAA
- the map2k1 gene encoding dual specificity mitogen-activated protein kinase kinase 1 has translation MQKRRKPEPIQLNPIPDGKTINGIGASETNLESLQKKLEELELDEQQRKRLEAFLTQKQKVVELKDDDFEKICELGAGNGGVVFKVSHRPSGLIMARKLIHLEIKPAIRNQIIRELQVLHECNSPYIVGFYGAFYSDGEISICMENMDGGSLDQSLKKAGKIPEQFLGKVSIAVIKGLSYLREKHKIMHRDVKPSNILVNSRGEIKLCDFGVSGQLIDSMANSFVGTRSYMSPERLQGTHYSVQSDIWSMGLSLVEMAIGRFPIPPPDSRELEQIFGCPVEGEAPSGECSARPRPPGRSGNSHGPESRPPMAIFELLDYIVNEPPPKLPGVFGPEFKDFVNKCLIKNPAERADLKQLMVHPFIKESEVEEVDFAGWLCNTIGLNQPLTPTHSAGV, from the exons ATGCAAAAAAGAAGGAAGCCTGAGCCTATCCAACTTAACCCGATTCCTGATGGGAAGACCATTAACGGCATCGGAGCTTCAGA AACCAACTTGGAGTCCCTGCAGAAGAAGTTGGAGGAGCTGGAGTTGGACGAGCAGCAGCGTAAGCGCCTGGAGGCCTTCCTCACGCAGAAGCAGAAGGTGGTGGAGCTGAAGGACGATGACTTCGAGAAGATCTGTGAGCTGGGCGCCGGCAACGGAGGGGTGGTCTTCAAGGTCTCCCACAGGCCCTCCGGACTCATCATGGCTCGCAAG CTGATCCACCTCGAGATCAAACCAGCCATCAGGAACCAAATCATCCGGGAACTGCAAGTGCTGCACGAGTGTAACTCCCCCTACATCGTGGGCTTCTACGGGGCCTTCTATAGTGATGGAGAAATTAGTATCTGTATGGAGAATATG GATGGAGGCTCACTGGACCAGTCATTGAAGAAAGCGGGCAAAATCCCAGAACAGTTTCTGGGGAAAGTCAGCATTGCT GTTATTAAAGGTTTGTCCTATCTGCGAGAGAAACACAAGATTATGCACAGAG ATGTGAAACCCTCCAACATCCTGGTGAACTCCCGGGGGGAGATCAAGCTGTGTGACTTCGGTGTGAGCGGACAGCTCATCGACTCCATGGCCAACTCGTTCGTGGGCACTCGCTCTTACATGTCG CCGGAGCGCCTTCAGGGCACTCACTACTCTGTCCAGTCGGACATCTGGAGCATGGGGTTGTCCCTGGTGGAGATGGCCATTGGCCGCTTCCCCATCCCACCTCCTGACTCCAGGGAGCTGGAGCAGATCTTTGGCTGTCCAGTGGAGGGTGAAGCCCCATCCGGGGAGTGCTCTGCCAGGCCACGGCCTCCTGGACGCTCAGGGAACT CACATGGCCCAGAGAGCAGACCTCCCATGGCTATTTTTGAGCTGCTCGACTACATAGTGAACGAG CCTCCACCGAAACTGCCTGGCGTATTCGGCCCTGAATTCAAGGACTTTGTGAATAAATG CCTGATAAAGAATCCAGCAGAACGAGCAGACCTGAAACAATTGATG GTTCACCCTTTCATCAAGGAGTCTGAAGTAGAGGAGGTGGACTTTGCTGGATGGTTGTGCAACACCATTGGCCTGAATCAGCCTTTGACCCCCACCCACAGTGCAGGGGTGTAA